In Ferrimicrobium sp., the genomic stretch GGTGATGATCATTCCCTCGAAACATCCTCTCGAGCGATCTATCAGGCGGCGGTTGACCTCGGTGGCACCATCAGTGCCGAACACGGTATTGGTACCCTCAAGAAGGGGGTTCTCCCCCTAATGCGATCGGCTAGCGAACGTCATCGTCTCTCTCAGCTGATTGAACTCTTCAACCCAGGAAGGGTTGTCAATCCAAATGTTATGCTGGACCCATCACAAGGAGGCGGATATGAGCGAAGCTGACCAATGGAACGAGCGTTACCGTGAAAGCGACCGGCTCTGGATTCCAGACGCCGACGCATCCCTCAAGGAGGCAATGGCTACAATCGCGCCAACGACTGCACTCGATCTTGGCTGTGGAGAGGGTCGCAATGCTCTCTACCTTGCTCGAGAGGGCTTCCAGGTAACCGCCGTAGACTTCGCTGACGTCGCCTTAGATCGACTTCGTACCGTTGCAGCGAATGAAGGTCTGACCATCGAGACCGTCTGCGAAGACATGTACTCGTACCTCGCCCACCCGCATCGCTTTGGCCTCGTGATCCTTGCAAATATCCACCCCCCACGTCCCGCGCGCCTCGATCTCTACGCCCATCTGCGTGAAATCGTGACACCTGGTGGCCATCTCTATATCATCGGTCATCATGTCGACTCCTTCGGCGTGACCGGTCCACCCGACCGAGATCGTCTCATCGATGAGGACGAGATCCGGTCGGCCTTTGACGGGTTCACCATCGAAACACTTACAAAGGTCTCTGACATCGCCGATCACGGCCACGCGGCACCTTCCCTTGTCGCACTCCTCCAGCGCCCAAGCGACCCTACTACGGCATAACCTTCCGAGCAGGTCTCGCAGAGACGCAAAGATAGCTCTCCGCCACTCCTCACCAAGGCCCTAAGTCCCACCCCTTCTATGTCCAAGGCCACTGGGTATTGCCCCGTTCGATCCCTAGAACGAGTAGGTGAAGCCCGGGTGGGCCAGGGAGTGGAAGGAGTGATCATGACCAAGTTCATGCATCATCAGACAACGACACCAACCAAGACGGCCGATGTCACCAATATCGAGGAGCCACGAGCGGCTCGTTGGCTCTTTGCCGGCAAGGCCGCCTCATGGATCTGGTTGATCGTACGGCTCTGGTTGGGCTATGAGTGGATCGACGCAGGTGCCTCCAAGCTCTGGGGAGCAGAGTCGGCGGCGTTCTGGAGGAGTGGCCTTGGTGTCAAGGGCTT encodes the following:
- a CDS encoding class I SAM-dependent methyltransferase — encoded protein: MSEADQWNERYRESDRLWIPDADASLKEAMATIAPTTALDLGCGEGRNALYLAREGFQVTAVDFADVALDRLRTVAANEGLTIETVCEDMYSYLAHPHRFGLVILANIHPPRPARLDLYAHLREIVTPGGHLYIIGHHVDSFGVTGPPDRDRLIDEDEIRSAFDGFTIETLTKVSDIADHGHAAPSLVALLQRPSDPTTA